The genomic region gatggcgcaatggtgagagtactcgcctcccaccaatgtggcccgggttccattcccagactcggcataataataataataataatagggcTAGACTCCTAAGAAACGTTTTGTCCCTTTAGGGAATCAGGAGAGAACTCCCTTGGCGCTCTTCATCCCAGGTCCAACGTAAGCCGTCTGTACTTACCAAGAAGAGAAGGAGGGCGTGGACTAATTAGTGTTGAAGACGTCATAAATATTGAAGAAAGAATCAATGTCTACATCAGCCAGAGCCAGGAACGTTTGTTGAAAGCTGCACGGGAGAAGAAGAACTTCGATGAAATTTAAACACCAAAGGAGTAAAAGGAATGGATAAAGAGGAAAAGAATTGTGGACTGGTCTGGAAAGCAGCTGCATGCGCAGTTCAAGAGAGAGAAAGAGGACCTATCTGGTGTTTCCTGGAATTGGATAAGAACTGGTGAACTGAAGAAGGAGACAGAAGGGCTTATTTTTGCCGCGCAAGACCAGGCACTAAGAACAAACGCCATAAAAGCCAAAATCGAAAACCAAAATGTATCATCCAAATGCAGAATCTGTGGTAGTCACGATGACACTGTGCAGCATATTTTGTGTAGTTGCCCCAAGCTTGCGCAGACAGAATATAAAAAGAGACATGATGTTGTTGGGCGGGTCATACATTGCGAGTTGTGCAAGGAATATGGAGTTGAGTGCAGTGACAAATGGTATGAGCATTCCCCCAAAAGCATAGAAGAGAATGAGGAAGTAAAACTGTTATGAGACTTTACCATCCAaacagaccgtgaaatccatcACAGGAGGCCAGACATTGTAATTcagaaaaagaaggcaaaggaaaCAATCATTGTGGACATAGCTGTTCCCGGAGATAGCAACGTAAAGCAAAAAGAAACTGAAGAGTAGGAAAAGTACCAAGACCTGCGAGGAGAGATTAAAAGGATCTGGAAATCAAGGAGAAAAGTGGTGCCAGTGGTAGTAGGTGCATTGGGCTCAGTGTCAAGCTGGCAGGCCACTTGGAGCAACTAGGAATTAAGGACCGAACAAGAACGATGCAAAAGTCGGCACTCCTCGGATCGGCACATATCCTCAGAAAAGTGCTAAGTCTGAAAAGTCTGAGGTCTCGGGATGAGACTTGACTGGATATTTCTCACCAGGAAAAAAACCCTGtgctcaataataataataataataataataataataatataggtGAAATAAGActaatgaagatgaagatgatccAACGGTACtccataaaaattacaaacacTTAAGATATAGAGACGACTGCTAGCTTTCGATAGGATATTATCTAGATGTAAATCCCAGTTAGTGGGTTTTCTATCTATAAAAGTCAGAGGAACTGGTAAAGCCTTAGTGGGTTTGCCTATAAGAAGTATCTTCCACGTTTTCTTGAAGTTTAGTTGGATGCGATGCGACAGTTGTCCATTCAGCAATagataaataattaaatcatcAGCAAATTTTACAAGCAAATTTTGATTCGGTCCGATGACCTTGATATCACTGACTATGATAGAACATAATATATAGCCTAATACAGTGCCCTTGAGGACACCTCTATTAATGTTTAAATGATTCGTAACAACGCCATCAACAACAACTATTTGTTTTCTCCTTGTCAATCCAGGCATCATGTGTAGGTTGAGTTTTTTGATTCTCTACTATtcacagagaggtttttcttcgggcaTTCTGGTTTTACCtggctctcctcaaaaaccaatatttgacttgatatgccttaattgttgatttcagtctacagtgtccccaatctgTGCTCCAGCCTTAGATGGACTAGACATGTAAGTAAAGTtcattccttttctttcctttactcAAATATAGTATCAATCGAATCGAGTTTGCACGCAGAGACCAATGCGACTAACTATTCATGTTTATATACCTTAAACCAACCAAACGGGGTTGACAAGTATCGTTTTCCTCTTAGGCGCTAACATTATTGCATTTCCTGACCTGATACAATTGTGTCTTAGCACTAAATACTTCAAAAGTCTGGAAATTTAATCGTCAAAAGCACATACACATCACTTTTGCTTGACAGATTTGCAGGATCTCCAAAGAGTATCTCAGGTGCCGTCCACTTTATTGGCATACAGCCCTAGGGAGAAAACAGCATTGCATTTTCGTGTTAAAAACAGAACGTCAAAGAGGTACACAGGGAACAATGTGAAAGGGAATCCATCAATAATGTAACCCACCTTTTTGGCATTGCCATGTCCATATTTAAAGTTCTGGTAAGATAACCCAAAATCAGTGACCTTGCACACACGGTTTTGATCAAGAAGTACATTTCGTGCTGCAAGATCACGGTGAATAATCTAGAAAAAGCAAATAATCAACGTTAGTCATGCTCGCGTATAGGATAATATATTCTGTAATCCCACCGGTAGTGAAGAGGTGCCATTTGCATTTCCCTATCAACAAGAGGGGTGCAAGCGGGTCCAAAGTTAAAACTTACTCGAAATGACTCAGAGGAAGGTAGTTAGTaggtattattatacattggcgtcacaagctcgattttgattggctataagcacgcagctaattcttgcttgctctgtttctcctACGTCATACCTATCGACAATATGTTTTATATaagtagaattgacgtcatacacagagacaatagttttatgcatgcagaagtgacgtcacctgacACAGTAACCAGCagagaagaggaaagaaaactttgccaaccgcagaaactttctttgatttaccgctcatccaaagaaatggatgagtcagtcctcTTGTCTTTACAAATGCaactcaggaatatgcataataaaacaattattgcattcggtttttgcatgatagcgataattatcaaggcatcagtttgtgttatccgcctcagccttcggcttcggcagaaaaaagcaaactttggccttgataattatcgctatcctgggaaaaccgaatccaataattgttaattacctAATATGATTAGAAAATAGCGTAGCCAATGTTCCCCGAATACTGAAAAGATGACTGTTGAATTATCATGATGACCACGGCGGCGGCAGATCACACTATGTAATATCAAAGCATAGGTCGGTGCATGGTTCTCCAGCGTTATCCCAATGTATAAAACCCAGTGTTTAAAGCGCGAGCTAGCATGTGTCACCTACAGCAAACCATTAATATTTCTTTTCGATATAGGAATATGATAGCAAAATGATCACACATTTTTGTCTACATAATGTCAAACACAACAAGGAGTAAGCATATCGCATGATGCATTTCGTAGATACAATCTTAATCTGTGAAAGATTAGAATAAGCAACAAATAGTACCATATCGTATGACATGCTTGTTACATACCCCTCTGGATGCCAGGAACACCATTCCAGTAGCAATCTGGTTTGAAAATGACATTAGGTCATAGGTCTTCAGAGGCGCTACTGCTAGTTTTCCGCAATAATGTTTGTCGAAAATTCCACGGCTTTTTCTCAGGTACCCCAAAAGATCCCCACAGGGTAAGTACTCCATGATCAAAATTGGCTGTACTGTAAAGGTTACACAGAGTTTGGACAACTTCGAGAATGCTTCTACAAACTATTAGCTTCTCGGAAAGGTGGATATGGGCTCTATCATTATTACGTTTAGACGCTTTTAAGAAGCAGTATTTGCGTGGCTCTGTGTCGGAAGATCACAGTTTAGCCAACCATCTTTGTCAGCACCGCATATTAGCGGCTCACCATGAATGAGCAGAGAAGGTGAGGATGAAGAAAAGGGCGAATATCTACACATTCTCCAAGTTAAAGGTCATGTTACCCaagaatgaatgtgaaaatgagaaaaaaaaagacgtgaattaaataataatagttaaaAAACATTAAACAACGTTACCCCTAATTTCCCCATATTTGTGAAGAACTTtatatgtgaaaaaaaaaaatacaagggCTGGATTTTTAATATGACGAAAGTATAGTGAGTAAGAGATGATTAAAAATTTGTAACATATTTTTAAAGATAAAGTATAcaattgtcatgcaaaatgtATAATTCCTTTCAATTATTTATCTCTTCCTGGTGGTCTTTGCAGCCTGAGCCAGTTTCTTgcacaaaagaataaattatgaaataataatagcaaataaaaataaataaataaataaataaaccaaaTCAAAGCCTCAAAAACTTTCTTGTATAAAGAGGCTCCAAGTGGGTTCTCTTTAGAAGTGTGAAATCAGGCACGTGACCGTTTTATATAGCCTACTATTCGCATTTTTACTAAAACTATCAGCTTCAAGGGTTTGCATTTcagattgaaaaagaaagttcatatctttttttattattccatGGCATTGCTTTGATGATtcaccttttttaaaaattgttctgtttttctgtgtcTTGACCTTATGCTATGCAATTGTTGGATTTGAACTTGACGTTAAGAGAGTTTAATTTGTTCTTGGGAAATGTGGTGAAAACGACCATTATCTCGTTACTCGTGTAACACGGCAAAAGTGGGCTAGAATTACCCAAACCATTTGCTTAAATAGACAAATTTAGCCCTGAATATCATCGATTGATGAGGTTTTCACTAGCGGTCTTTTATAATTGCTGCAAATTTCTCACAGCTGTTTCTACAGTTTAGCATTTGCGATAAGATCCTTACTCTGGGTGGTGACACAGCCAATGAATTGAACAATATTCGGCTGAGGGCTGTCTCCAATAAGTTTGCCCAACCCGATTTCTCTCATCAGAGCGACTTTTCCTTTATCTCCAGATGCGGCTACAATAAATGACACCAGGGTACAATAAGATTGGACGCATGACTTGTTGAGgtgtttcatgtatttctacCTCCTAAACTGGACTATTAATAACacggtttttttaatttccccGACTTGTCTTCGTCTCATTTTCTTTACGTCATGAAGTATTGTGATAAAAGTAAGTCCATTTTTTTAATGCCGGTAGTTCCTTCGCATAGGAGGCTCAGgatatcaatggaagccgatgGTGCGCTTCTTACCCTCCCTCCATttgtcagtgctccattttacagATAATTAGAGCTACAGCTACACAAGTGAAAGGAAGGTGTTAAAACATGCAGACTTTTAAGTCGCTGAGAATCGAAGTTGTCACATTTGGCTGTCAAAGACGCGCACCAGTCAATTAAGCTACCCCTGCTCCTGATTCAGTGTTTTTGGGCTCCAACGCTTAGGGAAAATCGAATATGCTTGATCGATTCAAATATCCACTCGGTCAACCAGTTGGGGGTATTTAACCATCTTATATGGTATTTTAAACTACAATCTAGCAATGGAAAATAGGCTCTATAAATGGTTAaaagtattatttatttatgaatttTATCCCTTAATGTGCAGCGAGGGTACAAATCTGGTGTATTTGAGGCAAGACGTTGCCAtggaagcttgaaataaaagtaaaagaacGAAATATCTTTTTACACTTGCAATGAATAGGGATTAAGCAGGAGAAAAGGATTAGGAACCTGTTATGAGAAGGTGATCTATTTTGGTAATCTCCGCATTTGTTTCGAGGTTAAGATAAACGTGGGTAGATTATGAAAGACTTGATTAAGAATTGATGATTTTTGCTGATTCCTTTCATAAAACATAGTAATGaagatttgtttttctttctgttacaaCACATTTTTATCCTGCATGTTGAACGCGGCTTTGTAAGATTCTACGTGACAGGCAGTTCTTAAAGCACTTGTGATACCTCTTCAACTGAAAGGTATCCGATGGTAACTATAAATTAACAAAGTCGAATCGTACTTAAGAGAAAAGCACTTTGCTGCAACAAAACGTATGCCTGGTTTTCCATTTCCCCGCCTCAAGGTTGCTCGCCAAACTGTTCCAAATGCTCCTGAACCAATGACCTCCTCAAGTGCAATCTGGCGACGTGCTATTTCCCATGAGTCCACTTCAACATTCAACACCTCCATTTCATGTTCTTCCGCGGCACCTTGTGATCTTTAATCCAGAAATGTTGAGTGTTAGTTCTCTCATTTTCCAATGGTGGGTTGGTTGCCGCTCGccaaaactgtttttcattttgtcacagCAAGTTTCCAAAAGCGTAATTGGTTTGGTTATTTGATTGGGGAAGTCAAAAGAATTCGAAATGACGTTCAGAATTGCAGAAGCAATGATACTAATGATGTTGGTGTATGATGCCCCAAACCCGGCGTGGCAAACTAACTAAGAAAGCCATACTTAATATCCAACAGCTGCCATTTTACAATGCAAGATAAGTTCTTATGCTTAATAATCGCGCACTTCTTTTGATCTTGAAATAAgttttttgaaattcaggtaACCCGGCCAAAGCCcctacaccctctctcttcttCATTTGGTCTTGTGGTAAGAGAGGATGAGGGGACAGAACATCTCCACCATATATtggcctcttccaatgataattttttcaaTCTCAATTTAACCCGTGGTCAAGATGCGCGGCTATTTCAAGGAAGACACCTGATTGGGTGTCATTGGCTGTGCGACCATGGCGATAAAAATAGATGAGGCATGAAGATGTGTTCTCTATAGTCATCCTCCCTTCCTTGTGGTTAGTTATTGCAATGCTATTTACAGAAGGGGGCGTCATACGTAGAGTATACAGTAGAGAGCTTATGCACAAGACGTTTGTCAAGTAGCCGTAGAGAGACTGGGTCGAAACCGATGTCCGTGACTTGCTTGCTTGCACTGAGCATTTCACGTTAGGGATTTCGCTAGTTGTGAAGCAGTTTTGATTCTTTCTTAAGACAGAATCAAGATTTCTTTAGAAAGAAATATCGTATGCTTTTTAAAAGTTACAATCCAGGATTAATATGAAAGGATAAACTTTTATTGTAAGAGAACACGGCTTGAAACCTTCAATTTAACTACACGCATTATGAATTGGATGTGACATGTTACCCGGTATCAAGAATAGATCCTGATTATAACTAAAATTTTGCCTTCACTACCAAATGAATGAGACGCATACAACAGAGTAGATACAGGGGCATATAGGTCAGCAAAGACCTCATACGCCTGTTTACTGTAGGAACAGTGACAAATTAAATACTGCTCACCATACCTCACAATTCAGACATGTGTCTTCAGAGAAAAACCAATTCGCAGTTATGTAAACTTGTGCGACACCGCTGTATACCAAAACCCAAAAACACTTTATGGAAAGAAGGGAACGTATAGCCCCACCAACTGCGGTGTCACTAAATACGGGGGCTGAGTTACGGTAACGAATCATGAAAACTAACAATACACACttaaatcaaacttcaacttggGAGCTGAATTGTTGCTGTCCTACAATGATTTTTAAATCTTAACGGCTACTATACATATCTGACACTCATACCCATAATCCCTCTTGCACGGCACCAATCCTCCTGTCCTTGTcggcagaaaaagaaaagtactTCTGTCTATTACGCATCGCTTTTATTTTCAGAAAATTATACTATCTTCAGATTTGAAAAACATGATTTATCAGGCAATAAAatgaatatatatttgaagtgatcctcgcacttcgCTGGACAATTCAATTCTCTCATTCGTCTTTTAccagcacttcaaatatacattcaattcat from Montipora capricornis isolate CH-2021 unplaced genomic scaffold, ASM3666992v2 scaffold_118, whole genome shotgun sequence harbors:
- the LOC138034380 gene encoding tyrosine-protein kinase csk-1-like, which produces MKHLNKSCVQSYCTLVSFIVAASGDKGKVALMREIGLGKLIGDSPQPNIVQFIGCVTTQIQPILIMEYLPCGDLLGYLRKSRGIFDKHYCGKLAVAPLKTYDLMSFSNQIATGMVFLASRGIIHRDLAARNVLLDQNRVCKVTDFGLSYQNFKYGHGNAKKGCMPIKWTAPEILFGDPANLSSKSDVLSYGVVLYEIFTI